A portion of the Kitasatospora sp. NBC_00240 genome contains these proteins:
- a CDS encoding tyrosine-type recombinase/integrase, whose product MVHQRTAALAGSAHLELVSGVVQLRPEDAMFDAMLRGWRAQQKSRGLRDETVDDRERLIRRFLEFANEYPWQWTPAHVDEWSLSLTSEKHLAPSTIRSYQGDVRLFSEFLIDGRYGWGPACEEAFGTFPVAVCHEWNTIAHLNDYEGDPEAKPFTREQLQLFLDYADDQVERAVRAKRKGALAAYRDATLFKVIYGWGLRRTETSKLDLVDFGRNPQARQFGRYGTLNVRYGKAKKGQPPRRRNVLSVMDWAVDAVADYVENVRPRFGFPDQPALWITERGGRLQPGSINDRFESYRDALGLPKELVPHSLRHSYVTHLTEDGVDRRFIQQQVGHECDSSLAIYTHVSDDFMNTSLHKALAPAFAGA is encoded by the coding sequence GTGGTGCATCAGCGCACGGCGGCCCTGGCCGGGTCGGCTCATCTGGAGCTCGTCTCCGGGGTGGTTCAGCTGCGTCCGGAGGACGCGATGTTCGACGCGATGCTGCGGGGCTGGCGTGCTCAGCAGAAGTCGCGGGGACTGAGGGACGAGACGGTCGACGACCGGGAACGGCTCATACGACGGTTCCTGGAGTTCGCGAACGAGTACCCATGGCAGTGGACGCCGGCCCACGTGGACGAGTGGTCGCTCTCTTTGACGAGCGAGAAGCACCTGGCGCCGTCCACAATCCGCAGCTACCAGGGCGATGTCCGCCTGTTCAGCGAGTTCCTCATCGACGGCCGCTACGGCTGGGGGCCGGCCTGCGAGGAAGCCTTCGGCACGTTCCCGGTGGCGGTCTGCCACGAGTGGAACACCATCGCCCACCTCAACGACTACGAGGGCGACCCGGAGGCGAAACCGTTCACCCGGGAACAGCTGCAGCTCTTTCTCGACTACGCCGACGACCAGGTCGAACGTGCGGTGCGGGCCAAGCGCAAGGGCGCCTTGGCGGCCTACCGCGACGCCACGCTGTTCAAGGTCATCTACGGATGGGGCCTGCGGCGGACCGAGACCTCCAAACTCGACCTGGTCGACTTCGGACGCAACCCGCAGGCCCGCCAGTTCGGCCGGTACGGCACGCTCAACGTCCGCTACGGCAAGGCGAAGAAGGGCCAGCCACCACGCCGGAGGAACGTGCTGTCGGTCATGGACTGGGCCGTCGACGCGGTTGCGGACTACGTCGAGAACGTCCGCCCGCGTTTCGGGTTCCCCGACCAACCGGCTCTGTGGATCACCGAGCGGGGAGGGCGCCTTCAGCCCGGCTCGATCAACGACCGGTTCGAGTCATACCGGGACGCCCTCGGCCTGCCGAAGGAACTGGTCCCGCACTCGCTGCGGCACTCGTACGTCACGCACCTGACCGAGGACGGGGTGGACCGGCGCTTCATCCAGCAGCAGGTCGGCCACGAGTGCGACAGCTCCCTGGCCATCTACACGCACGTCAGCGACGACTTCATGAACACTTCCCTGCACAAGGCACTGGCTCCGGCGTTCGCCGGGGCCTGA
- a CDS encoding helix-turn-helix transcriptional regulator, translating to MAAKLDYQWHLRKVMADRGMFSTTDLLPPLAERGVTLSSSQVYRLVVERPERLSLKILMALLDILDCTMDDLIEPITVAGAVKKPKKAAASGGGEPTEGLGGLRPKRARIRGVDRP from the coding sequence ATGGCCGCCAAGCTCGACTACCAGTGGCACCTGCGCAAGGTCATGGCGGACCGCGGGATGTTCTCCACCACCGACCTCCTCCCGCCTCTCGCCGAACGCGGAGTCACCCTGTCGTCGAGCCAGGTCTACCGACTCGTCGTCGAGCGACCGGAGCGGCTGAGCCTGAAGATCCTCATGGCCCTCCTCGACATCCTGGACTGCACGATGGACGACCTCATCGAGCCCATCACCGTGGCCGGGGCCGTGAAGAAGCCGAAGAAGGCCGCCGCCAGCGGCGGCGGGGAACCCACAGAAGGGCTCGGCGGACTACGGCCGAAGCGGGCCAGGATCAGGGGTGTTGACCGGCCGTGA
- a CDS encoding site-specific integrase has protein sequence MTTADHHGRAVTDPIGLMTDLITDVEKELEPAAIQTVITAVAGGRAKSRRLAQALATRPAVLTDGRSPAPRAIGDLLIELRKAGASAISPPVCAECGKNLRTLQRQGHDWYCSVCGQETAECAACGNTRRLAFRDRKGLPRCSMCPDADDRDPVDVVHGVIAVISPGADRDVIAEALYRSVPSRPAYRRRLVWALEDNPRLLTGEGHLAPHRAILRFIDLLQEAGVAGIVRPACPRCHRIVRIDKPLDGQRVCRNCIAKSRVEECARCGARREPATRDEHGRPLCPNCLVTHPANTEVCISCDERRRVQTRTADGPLCPNCCPLPVLACSICGRSAPCTLSKLTGLPRCGGCDRRQAHCTVCGRLRGIHSGTADAPICGPCTTPDAELWRPCPTCGEAERLLAPGPCPRCTLKQRLHDLLADDAGAIPPKLQALHDALTGAERAGTAMRWLSKGIVSTVLSDLASGRRPLTHEALDELPEGKVVEHIRTVLVATEALPQRDEQMVRLERHVKDLVTSHATVEGRKILHRYATWHLLRRLRRRSRGKEITHTQLTVVRQHLRAAVHLLNWLDDQDLTLATCRQVDLERWMTSDEVRHRREAGNFVRWALAQRIARDLSFPAVRWNGPSQPTDDEARWATARRLLHDDTIRTEDRLAGLLLLLYAQWPAAISRLTVDHIEQTDGAIRIRLGDVPVELPQIVADLAVRQLAVRRSHAVLARTDSPWLFPGGQPGRPISVWAMGERLRKLGIRLAETRSTALFQLATELPAAVLARTLGIDITVAVKWQRAAAGDWAAYAAEVSRRTTL, from the coding sequence GTGACCACCGCTGACCATCACGGCCGCGCCGTCACCGACCCGATCGGCCTGATGACCGATCTGATCACCGACGTCGAGAAGGAACTCGAACCCGCCGCCATCCAGACCGTGATCACCGCGGTCGCGGGCGGCCGGGCGAAGTCGCGCCGCCTCGCCCAGGCCCTGGCGACGCGGCCCGCCGTCCTCACGGACGGCCGGTCCCCGGCACCGCGGGCCATCGGCGACCTGCTCATCGAACTCCGCAAGGCCGGTGCCTCGGCGATCTCGCCACCGGTCTGCGCCGAGTGCGGCAAGAACCTGCGGACCCTCCAGCGCCAGGGCCACGACTGGTACTGCTCGGTCTGCGGCCAGGAGACCGCGGAATGCGCCGCCTGCGGCAACACCCGGCGCCTCGCCTTCCGGGACCGCAAGGGCCTGCCCCGCTGTTCGATGTGTCCCGACGCCGACGACCGTGATCCCGTCGATGTCGTCCACGGGGTGATCGCTGTGATCTCCCCGGGCGCCGACCGTGACGTGATCGCCGAAGCCCTCTACCGGTCAGTACCCAGCCGCCCCGCCTATCGGCGGAGGCTGGTCTGGGCTCTGGAGGACAACCCCCGGCTACTGACCGGCGAGGGCCATCTCGCGCCGCATCGCGCCATCCTGCGGTTCATCGACCTGCTGCAGGAGGCGGGAGTCGCCGGGATCGTCCGGCCGGCCTGTCCCCGCTGCCATCGGATTGTCCGCATCGACAAGCCGCTTGACGGGCAACGGGTCTGCCGCAACTGCATCGCCAAGTCCCGTGTCGAGGAATGCGCACGCTGCGGTGCCCGGCGCGAACCGGCGACCCGCGACGAGCACGGGCGTCCGCTGTGTCCGAACTGCCTGGTCACCCACCCTGCGAACACCGAGGTCTGCATCAGCTGCGACGAACGACGGCGTGTGCAGACCCGCACCGCCGACGGTCCCCTCTGCCCCAACTGCTGCCCGTTGCCCGTTCTGGCCTGCTCGATCTGCGGCCGCAGCGCGCCCTGCACGCTCTCCAAACTGACCGGCTTGCCCCGGTGCGGCGGCTGCGACAGGCGCCAAGCCCACTGCACCGTCTGCGGACGGCTCCGCGGCATCCACTCCGGCACCGCCGACGCTCCCATCTGCGGCCCCTGCACCACACCGGACGCGGAACTCTGGCGCCCTTGTCCCACCTGCGGCGAGGCCGAGCGGCTACTGGCTCCCGGGCCCTGCCCTCGCTGCACTCTCAAGCAGCGGCTTCACGATCTCCTCGCCGATGACGCGGGCGCCATACCGCCGAAGCTGCAGGCCCTCCACGACGCCCTGACCGGCGCCGAACGTGCCGGCACCGCGATGCGCTGGCTCTCCAAGGGCATCGTCTCCACCGTCCTGTCGGATCTTGCCTCCGGGCGCCGGCCCTTGACCCACGAAGCTCTGGACGAACTCCCGGAAGGCAAGGTCGTCGAGCACATCCGCACCGTGCTCGTGGCGACCGAGGCCCTCCCGCAGCGGGACGAGCAGATGGTCCGCCTCGAACGACACGTGAAGGATCTCGTCACCTCCCACGCGACCGTCGAGGGACGCAAGATCCTGCACCGATATGCGACCTGGCACCTGCTGCGGCGCCTTCGCCGCCGCAGCCGCGGCAAGGAGATCACACATACCCAGCTCACCGTCGTCCGCCAGCATCTGCGGGCAGCCGTCCACCTCCTCAACTGGCTCGACGACCAGGACCTGACTCTCGCCACCTGCCGCCAGGTCGACCTCGAACGCTGGATGACCAGCGACGAGGTCCGCCATCGCCGGGAGGCAGGCAACTTCGTGCGCTGGGCTCTCGCCCAGAGGATCGCCCGCGACCTCAGCTTCCCGGCCGTGCGATGGAACGGCCCCTCCCAGCCGACGGACGACGAGGCCCGTTGGGCCACGGCCCGCCGTCTGCTTCACGACGACACCATCCGGACTGAAGACCGCCTCGCCGGGCTGCTGTTGCTCCTCTATGCCCAGTGGCCCGCAGCGATCTCCCGTCTGACCGTCGACCACATCGAGCAGACCGACGGAGCGATCCGCATCCGACTCGGCGATGTCCCGGTCGAACTGCCGCAGATCGTCGCCGACTTGGCTGTTCGGCAGCTCGCGGTTCGCCGCAGTCACGCCGTCCTCGCGCGCACGGATTCGCCCTGGCTGTTCCCCGGTGGCCAGCCCGGCCGCCCGATCAGCGTGTGGGCCATGGGCGAACGCCTCCGCAAGCTCGGCATCCGACTCGCCGAGACCCGCTCGACAGCCCTGTTCCAGCTCGCCACCGAACTGCCCGCCGCGGTCCTCGCCCGGACCCTCGGCATCGACATCACCGTCGCCGTCAAATGGCAGCGAGCCGCCGCGGGAGACTGGGCCGCCTACGCAGCTGAAGTCAGTCGACGCACGACCTTGTGA